The region CGAACTGCCAGGCGACTTCAAAATCAAGAAAGCCAAGCTGCGTGGCGTTGAGTCCAACGGCATGCTGTGCTCCCAAGCCGAGCTGCAAGTCGGCGAAGGCAACGATGGCCTGATGGAATTGCCGGCTGATGCGCCGGTCGGTCAGGACATTCGTGAATACCTGAGCCTGGACGACGCCAGCATCGAGGTCGACCTGACCCCGAACCGCGGCGACTGCCTGTCCCTGGCCGGCATAGCCCGTGAAGTTGGCGCGCTATACGCCGCTAAAGTCACCCGTCCGGTCGTAGTCGTTGTGCCAGCCGTGCACGATGAAGTACGTTCGGTTGAAGTGCTGGCGCCAGCGGCGTGCCCACGTTACCTGGGTCGTGTGATCCGTAACGTCGACCTGTCCAAGCCTACGCCGTTGTGGATGGTTGAGCGTCTGCGTCGTGGCGACGTGCGCAGCATCGACGCTGCGGTCGACATCACCAACTACGTGATGCTGGAGCTGGGTCAACCGTTGCACGCGTTTGATCTCGCCGAAATCAATGGCGGCATCCGCGTGCGCATGGCTGAAGAAGGCGAGAAGCTGGTGCTGCTCGACGGTCAGGAAGTCAGCCTGCGTAGCGATACGCTGGTAATTGCCGACCACACCCGCGCCCTGGCAATCGCCGGCGTCATGGGTGGCGAGCACAGCGGCGTCAACACCGCGACCACTCGCGATATTTTCCTGGAAAGCGCGTTCTTCGATCAGATTGCTGTCGCTGGCAAGGCCCGTTCCTACGGCCTGCACACCGATGCCTCGCACCGCTACGAGCGTGGCGTGGACTGGCAACTGGCCCGTGAAGCCATGGAGCGCGCCACCGGCCTGCTGCTGGAAATCACTGGCGGCGAAGCCGGCCCGATCATCGAAACCGTCAGCGAGCAGCACCTGCCGAAAATCGCGCCGGTTACATTGCGTGCGCAGCGCATCACCCAGATGCTGGGCATGGAAATGGATTCGGCCGAAGTCGAGCGTCTGCTGAACGCTTTGGGGCTGACCGTTTCTGCCGATGGGGCAGGGCAGTGGCAAGTAGAAGTGCCAAGCCATCGCTTCGACATTAGCCTGGAAGTTGACCTGATCGAAGAGCTGGCCCGTCTGTACGGTTACAACCGTCTGCCGGTTCGCTACCCACAAGCCCGTCTGGCGCCACAAGCCAAGGCTGAAGCCCGTAGCGATCTGCCAGAGCTGCGTCGTCTGCTGGTGGCCCGTGGTTATCAGGAAGCGATCACTTACAGCTTCATCGATCCGAAACAGTTCGAGCTGTTTAATCCGGGTGTAGAGCCGCTGCTGCTGGCTAACCCGATTTCGAACGATATGGCCGCCATGCGTTCGTCCCTGTGGCCAGGCCTGGTCAAGGCGCTTCAGCACAACCTGAACCGTCAGCAGGATCGTGTCCGTCTGTTCGAAAGCGGTCTGCGCTTCGTCGGTCAGTTGGAAGGCTTGAAGCAAGAGCCGATGCTGGCGGGTGTTGTTTGCGGTAGCCGTCTGCCGGAAGGCTGGGCGCAAGGTCGCGATGTCGTCGACTTCTTCGACGTCAAGGCTGACGTGGAAGCGGTGCTGGGCTTCGCCGGTGCACTGGATTCGTTCACTTTCGTGCCGGGCAAGCATCCAGCGCTGCATCCGGGTCAAACCGCCCGCATCGAGCGTGAAGGTCGTTTGGTTGGTTTCGTTGGTGCTATCCACCCTGAATTGTCGAAAACCCTCGGTCTCGATCGCCCGGTCTTCGTTTTCGAGCTGGTTCTGGCCGAAGTGGCGTTGGGTAAAATGCCTAAATTCCAGGAGTTGTCGCGCTTTCCTGAAGTGCGTCGTGACCTTGCGCTGATCGCCGAAAAAGACGTCGCAGCCAGTGCCGTACTGGACGTAATCCGTGAAAATGCAGGCGAATGGCTGACAGACCTCAGGCTATTTGACGTGTATCAGGGTAAAGGTATTGATCCTGATAGAAAAAGCCTTGCAGTCGGCTTGACCTGGCAGCATCCATCGCGCACTCTTAATGACGATGAGGTGAATACTACGACGCAAAATATCCTCACCTCGCTCGAACAAAGGTTGAACGCCACGTTAAGGAAGTGACGTATGGGGGCTCTGACGAAAGCTGAGATGGCGGAACGTCTGTATGAGGAGCTGGGCCTGAATAAACGGGAGGCCAAGGAATTGGTCGAACTGTTTTTTGAAGAAATCAGGCACGCTCTTGAAGACAACGAACAAGTCAAATTGTCCGGTTTCGGCAATTTCGACCTTCGGGACAAACGCCAGCGGCCTGGCCGCAATCCGAAAACGGGTGAAGAAATCCCGATCACGGCTCGCCGTGTGGTCACCTTTCGTCCAGGGCAGAAGTTGAAGGCCCGAGTTGAGGCTTATGCTGGAACCAAGTCATAACGACGAGCTACCCGTCATCCCAGGCAAACGCTACTTCACCATCGGTGAAGTCAGCGAGCTGTGTGCGGTAAAACCACACGTGCTGCGCTACTGGGAACAGGAGTTTCCTCAACTCAACCCCGTCAAACGCCGCGGAAACCGCCGGTATTATCAGCGACAAGACGTGTTGATGATCCGGCAAATCCGCGCGCTTCTTTACGATCAAGGGTTCACCATCGGTGGCGCGCGCCTGCGTTTGTCCGGCGATGAAGCCAAAGACGACACCACTCAGTACAAGCAGATGATTCGGCAGATGATCGCTGAATTGGAAGATGTGCTGGTTGTGCTCAAGAAATAATTTCCTGCGTTTGAATACTTCCAGTTTTCAAAAGCTTGCGATATATTCTTGAGCGTTCTTCGAGATGAGGGACGAGTATCACGCCTAGTCGGGGCGTAGCGCAGTCCGGTAGCGCACTAGCATGGGGTGCTAGGGGTCGAGTGTTCGAATCACTCCGTCCCGACCATATAATTCAAGGGGTTGCGAGATTTTATCTCACGACCCCTTTTTATTTTTAGGAGTTTTTACCCCTACAAAACGACTGGCTCTTGGTGGAATCTTCAGTTGATACCAAGGTCGGAATTTATCCCCAGTTTGATGAGTGAGTTGGACCGACAACTTTGGCCACAATGACGCAGCGCGATCCAGCAGTAAGAGCGTCCTCAGAAGCTTTGTTTTCAATCTTTCTCTGCCATCTACAGCTGTGTGACAGATATTGCCAGAGCACACTAGGTGACGATGCGCATCACCCAGTGCGTCGATTTTTACAGAATATTTAGCGGATAGCTGATGATCACGCGATGCTCGTCGCTGTCCCGTTGCGTGGACACTTCAGTGCGTAGCGATGCATGACGCAAGGCAATGCTCAGGTCCTTCAGCGGCCCCTGCTGAACGACGTAGCTCACCGTCAGGTTGCGTTCCCACTCGCTTTTGTCACCTGTCGGGGTACGGATGTTCGAGCCGCTTTCGTACATGCCGAGGAAGCTCAAGCCCGGAACCCCGACCCTGGCGAAATCATAACCGTATCGAACCTGCCAGGTGGTTTCCCCGGCGCGCTGGAACTTGCCGATCATCGACTCCGTCATGAAGTAAGCCGTAGAACCGTCACCCTGGTTCAACCAGACGGCATCGCTGTCGCCGCTGACTTGCTGCAGGCCGGCGGCGATGGTGTGGCCGTTCACCAGATAGGTGAATTGCGCACTGTCCAGGCGGCTGTCGACCTTGCCTTTGGTGACGCCATTGCCGTAGTAACCGAAGGTGTAGAAATCCGGATCGTGGCCGTTGGCGCCATCGGAGCGGTTGTCGAAGTGACGCAGGTCGGTACGCAGGGTGCCAGGACCCACCTTCATATCGTATTTGAGACCGAGGAAGTTCTGTTTGTAGAAGTCCTGCAGGTTGCCGTAGTAGTACTGCAACGTCAGGTCTTTAGTCGCTTTGTAATCCACGCCGCCGTAGTAGAACTTGTTCACGAACTCGCCGGTCTGCGCGTTGTTCGCGCCGGGAATCGACATGCCCATCTGGTTACTTGAGCCGCGACCTTTGACGTGCTCCAACTGGCCCACGGTGAAAGTGAAATTCTCCAGGTCTTTGGACTGAATCTGCCCGCCATTGAAAGTCTGTTGCAGCATGCGGTCGGTGGACATCACCACCGGCAACATCGGCACCAGCGTGCCGTATTTCAGTTCGGTGTTGGAGAACTTCGCCTTGGCCGTCAGGCCCAGGCTGCCGAACTCATCCACGGCACGCCCATCACTGTCGGTCGGGAAGATATTGCCGTTGAAGGCCTTGCTTTCAGGGTTGTAGTGCCGACCTTTGCCAGAGTCCAGCCGCACCCCGAACATGCCAATCGCATCCACGCCGAAACCGACGGTGCCCTGAGTAAAGCCTGACTGAAAGTTGGCGATGAAACCCTGGCCCCATTCCTGAGTGTAATTGGGGTCGGCGGCGCCGCTGCGGTTGTCGGCATTACTGAAAAAGTTACGGGCCAGCACACTGAGCTTGCTGTCTTCCACCAGACCGGCGGCGTAACCCTGTTGAGCGATAATCAGGCCGCAAATGCCGGCCACTACTTTAGGTGCGCGATTGAAAAGCTCCATCGGAGTCATCCCCATGAGTTGTCGAATGTTGTGAGAGGCAGTCAAAAGCGGCAGTAGAAGTTTTTATTGTTTTTCAGGAGCGACGATGGCCGGTGAAACGTTCAGTTTCACGGGCGGCAAGCGGTACAGGATGAACAACGCCAACACGCCGAGGCCGGTGCACAGCAGCAGGCCGACGCCCACCGATTGGGCCAGTGCATCACGGGCCAGGTTCAGCCATTGCGGGTGTTCGAGCAGGGCGGCGTCGGGGCGCAAAATGACCTGTGGGTCGGCGTACAAGGCCAATTCCCCGAGGTGCCCTTGGGCAATGAACAGTCGTTGCAGGTTGGCGCTGTACAGCAGGTTGACCAACACCCCCATTCCCGCCGTTCCCAGCAAACCACCGACCAAGCGCAGCGATTGGGTCAGCGCGGTGGCGATCCCCAGGAACTGACGCTCGGCCAGGGTCTGGGTGAAGACCGTCAGGTTCAGCAGGATGAAGCCCAGGCCAAGCCCCGCCAGCAGGATCAAGCCGAGTAGCGCATTAAACGAGGCACTGCGTCCAGCAATGGCCAGCCCAAGGCAGGCCAGCAACAGCGCGACAAAACCACACAGCGGCAACAGGTTTGGATTGCGCAAGCGGGTGACGATGCGACTGTTAACGATGGCGCCCAGGGTGATGCTCAACGCCAGTGGTGTAATCAGCAGGCCGGCATCTTGCGGCGAGTAGCCATAGCTGCCTTGCAGTAACAGCGGCAGATAGAACAACAACGAAAACATGATCGCCCCGGCGGCCATCGACAGCAGAAACAACAGGCGCATGCTCGGTAATCCGAGTAACGCCGCTGGCAGCAGCGCGTGTCGGCAGCGCCGTTCCCAGTGCCATAGGGCAACGGTCGCCGCGATGCAGCTCAGTCCCAGCACCGTGCTCACTATCAGACTGGAATGGCCCAACCATTCGACGAACAACTGCAGGCTGCCCAGCGCCAGGGCAATCAGTAATGCGCCGGGCCAGTCGAGGCTGATTTTTGCCCGTTGCTGCGGGCGGTAATAGGGCAGATAGCGCCAGGCAAAAAACAATGCCAGGCAACCCAGCGGCAGATTGATGTAGAACACCGAACGCCAACCGTAGGCCCCGGTCAGATAGCCGCCCAGCCCAGGCCCGATGGCGTTGACCACGCTGAACAAGGCACTTAGCAACATTTGCCAGCGCAAGCGTTGGCGGGTGTCGGGAAACAGTTCCGGGATGCAGGCGAACGCGGTGCCGATCAACATGCCGCCGCCGACACCCTGCAAGGCGCGGCCGATCACCAGCCACAGCATGTCGTTGGCCACGGCGCAGGCCAGCGACGCCAGGGTGAAGATCACGGTGGCGGCGATGACGAAGGGTTTGCGCCCGTAGTAATCCCCCAGTCGGCCGAAGATCGGGATGGTGACAATCGACGCCAGCATGTACCCCGTGGCCACCCAGGCGTAGAGTTCAAACCCCTTGAGCTCGGCGACGATGCTCGGCAAGGCATTGCCGATCACGGTCTGATCGAGCGCCGAAAGCATCAGCACCAGCGAGATGCCAAGCATTGCCAGCAAGGCCTGCTTGAAGCTCAAAGGAGGGTGGGTGGCCGCGGTCATTGTCGGTCCTCAGCCCAGCGCCGAAACGGCAGCGGCAATCCGCGAACACCCTTCGTCGAGGGTCTTGATGTCGGTGGCGATCGACATCCGGAAGAACGGCGCCAATCCATACGCGGTCCCGGCGACCACGGCCACTCCCTGGCTTTCCAGCAGGTACATGACCACGTCGTAATCGGTGTTCAACTGCTTGCCTTGAACTGTGGTTTTACCGAGCAGCCCCGAGCAGTTCACATAGAGATAGAACGCGCCATCGGGTTTGCGGCAACTCAGACCGTCGATGGCGTTGAGCAGGTCCAGGCAACGATCACGGCGTTGCTGGTAAACCACCACACTGTCCTTGACGAAAGTCTGGTCGCCGTTGAGCGCTTCAACCGCTGCGGCCTGACTGACCGAGCAGGCATTGCTGGTCGATTGCGATTGCAGGGTTGCCATCGCGCCGATCAAATCAGCCGGGCCGGCGGCATAGCCGATGCGCCAGCCGGTCATGGCGTAAGTCTTGGACACGCCGTTGACCACGACGGTGCGCTCGGTCAACGCCGGTTCGATGGCGAGGATGTGCGGGTTTTCCAGACCTTCATAGCGGATGTGCTCGTAGATGTCGTCGGTCATCAGCAACACCTGCGGATGGTCGAGCAGCACATCGGCCAAGGCGCGCAGTTCGGCAGCGCTGTAACTGGCGCCGGTCGGGTTGCTCGGCGAGTTGAGCAGCAGCCACCGAGTGCGTTCGGTAATCGCACTGCGCAGTTGATCCGGGGTCAGTTTGAAGGCGTGTTCTTCCGGGCAGGCGAGGGTGACGGGTTCACCTTCGCAGGCCAGCACCATGTCCGGGTAAGACACCCAGTACGGCGCCGGAATCAACACTTCATCGCCAGCGCCCAGGGTCGCGGCGAAGGCATTGAAAATTGCACTCTTCGCGCCGCTGGTGACCAGAATCTGATTCGCGCCGTAAGTCAGGCCGTTTTCCCGAGCCAACTTGTCGGCAATCGCCTTGCGCAGTTCCGGGGTGCCGGCATTTTGTGTGTAACGGGTTTCGCCACGTTCGATGGCAGCACCGGCCGCTTGCCGAATGTGCAGCGGGGTATCGAAGTCCGGCTCGCCGACCACCAGATTGATAATGGATTTGCCCTGCCGGCGAAGTTCGTTCGCACGGTCAGAAGCGGCGCTGCTTGGGGACGGCTTGATACGTTGCACACGGGCGGCGATGCGGGAGGCGGTCACGTGTCGTTCCTCGTTGATGACATTGACGAGGCCCTACAGTACGAGTCGCTGCTCGCACCGCCATAAGACGAGATCGTTCTGGTCGGATAGGAATCGCTTATGGCTGGAACTGAACACGGCTCGCACCAAGGTGGTGCGCTCAAGCCTGTATGCCCGTGGCGGGTGTTGAGCAAGATCGCCCCGATCCAGCCATAGCAAAGGCTTATGGTTGAAACGCAAAACTTGTAGGAGCGAGGCTTGCCCGCGAAGAATGCACCGCGGTTTTTCAGGTATTACGCGTCATCGTTCTTCGCGGGCAAGCCTCACTCCTACAGGTTCCGGGACTGCTGGCCTGGCTCTTGCTAAAGCCTGTGGGTTGTCTCCCTTTTTCAAGCAAGAGCATCGCCACCGTGAACCTGCGCCGTTTGAAGTATTTCGTGAAACTCGTCGATATCGGCAGCATGACCCAGGCCGCCGATGTGCTGCATGTCGCGCAACCTGCGCTCAGTCAACAACTGGCGACGCTGGAAGCGGAGCTGCAACAGCAACTGCTGATTCGGACCAAACGCGGCGTCACCCCGACCGAAGCGGGCAAGGTGCTCTACGGCCATGCGCAAATCATTTTGCGCCAGTGTGAACAGGCTCAAAGCGACATCAATGCCACGGGGCATGCCTTGTCCGGGCAGGTGTCGGTCGGCCTGGCACCGGGCACCGCTGCGTCGACGCTTTCGTTGCCGCTGTTGCGCCGGGTGCGCGAGCGTCATCCGGGCATTCTGCTGTACCTCAATGAAAACTTCGGCACCACCTTGAGCGAGTTGATCATGAACGGTCGGATGGACATGGCGGTGCTGTATGGCGGGCGCGAAGTCCATGGCTTGAGCTTCGTTTCGCTGCTGCGCGAGAACCTTTACCTGGTCAGCGCCGATCCGGCTGTCAGCGCGCTCGACGAGATTCCTCTGGCCGAGCTGGCGGACATGGACATGCTCCTGCCGCGTCCCTACAACGTCATGCGGCGGCTGGCGGATGAAGCCTTCCAGCGCATCGGCATGAGCGCGCGAGTGGTGGCGGAAATCGAATCGTCGATCACCCTGACCGCTGCCGTCGCCGAGCATTTCGGCTCGACCATCCTGCCTGAGTCCTCGGCACGGGTGATGGTCGCCGCCACCTCGGTGCACATGTGCCGCATTGTCGAGCCTGAAATCGAAGCGCCACTGGCGCTGTGTTTGTCCGGGCACCTGCCGCTGTCGGTGCCGGCCCAGGCGGTCAAGGCGATCCTGCTGGAACTGGTCGCGGAGATGCGCGGCAGCCTGATCTGAACGGTCATAAGGACGGCTTATCACCCCAAAGCCAAAGCGTCTTGGTCGCCGCCGGACAGGCTCGCTACATTGACCCCATCCACTCAGACACGCTCGACAGGCAGGGGCCCACGCATGGATTCAGAACGCATCAAAGGGTTGATCGATTTGCTCGCCGAATCCGATTTGCTCGAACTGAGTCTGACCGAAGGCGACAGTACGATTCGTCTTTTCAAGCAGGCAGGGAAGGTCGTGACGACCCAGTCGATGGCTGAGCCTTCGCGGACACCGACCGTGGATTTGCCCGCGTCAGACACCCCGGCGACGGCCGCTACCGAGATCAAGGCCAGCCTGTATGGCGTGCTGCATCTGACGCCAGCAGCCGGGGAAGCACCATTTGTTGCGGTCGGTGACCAGGTTGAAGCCGGACAGACCCTGGCGGTCCTCGAAGCGATGAAAATGTTCCACCCGGTCAAGGCTAAAACCGCAGGCCGGATCACCGCGATCCTTGCCCAGAGTGGCGCCGAAGTCGAAGCCGGACAGTCGCTGTTCCGCCTCGGCTGATCTCACGCCCAATCTCTTTCAGGTGAATTCAATGTTCGACAAAGTGCTGATCGCCAACCGTGGCGAAATCGCCCTGCGCATTCAGCGTGCCTGCCGTGGCCTGGGGATAAAGACCGTGGTCGTGCACTCCGAGGCTGATCGCCACGCGCAGTACGTACAAAACGCTGACCAGGCCCTGTGCATCGGTCCGGCTTCTCCCAGCCAGAGTTATCTGAACCAGACGGCGTTGTTGTTTGCCGCCAAGGTCAGCGGCGCACAGGCGATCCATCCGGGTTATGGATTTCTGTCGGAGAGCGCCGGGTTTGCCGAGCGTATTGAAGCCGCTGGGCTGACCTTTATCGGGCCCAGCGCAGCCTGTATTCGCACCATGGGCGACAAGGTCGCCGCCAAACGGGCGATGCGTGAAGCCGGCGTTCCGTGCGTGCCGGGGCCGGACTCGGTGATGCCCACCGACGATGCCAGCATCCAGGCGATTGCTCGTGACATCGGTTACCCGGTGATCGTCAAAGCCGCCGGCGGCGGCGGTGGTCGTGGCATGCGTGTGGTGAAGGAAGAGCGCGAGTTGCTCGACGCCATCGCCCTGACCCGCGAAGAAGCGCGGCTGGCGTTCGGCAATCCAGAACTCTACATCGAGAAATTTCTCGGCCATCCACGGCATGTGGAAATCCAGGTGTTGTGCGATGCCCATGGTCACGCGATTTGGCTCGGTTGCCGCGATTGCTCCTTGCAGCGTCGACACCAAAAAGTCCTGGAAGAAGCGCCGGCGCCCGGCATCGATCCGGAACTGATCGCCAAGGTCGGTGAACGCTGCGCCGCCGCTTGCCGGCAAATCGGCTATCGCGGTGTCGGTACGTTCGAGTTTCTGTACGAGGACGGTGAGTTCTTCTTTATCGAGATGAACACCCGGCTGCAAGTCGAGCATCCGGTGACGGAGATGACCACTGGCATCGACATCGTTCAGCAGCAATTGCGCATGGCCCGTGGCGAAGTGCTGGAACTGCGCCAGCAAGACGTGCAGCTCAACGGTCATTCACTGGAATGCCGGATCAACGCCGAAGACCCGGTCACCTTTATGCCGACGCCGGGGCTGATCCAGCGCTGGGAAGTGCCTGGCGGTTTTGGTGTGCGGGTCGACTCCCACGTCACCACCGGGTACCGGGTGCCACCGTATTACGACTCGATGGTGGCCAAGGTCATCACCCACGGCGCGACCCGCGACGAGGCCATGGCCCGTATGCGCCTGGCCCTGAGTGAGCTGGTTGTGGAAGGCATCTCGACCAACATTCCCTTGCACCGCGACATTCTCGACGACCCGGCGTTCTGTGCCGGTGGCGTGGACATTCATCACTTGGAGCGCTGGTTGCAGCAACGGAGTCCGACATGAGTATTGCTTCTGTATCGCTGCGTCCGCACATCAGCCTGCTCGGCTCGACCGCTCTGTTGTTCGAAGCGCCGGGCGAACTGGATCTGGCGCCGCAACAACGGATTTGGAGCCTGGCCTTGCAGGCTGGTGAATGGGCCGAAATCCACGAAGCGGTGCCCGGCATGAACAACCTGATGCTGACGTTCATCAAACCGCCGCGCGACCTCAACGGGTTGTGCGAGCGATTGCTGGAGGCCTGGGAAACCAGTCAACCGCTGCCTCTCGAAGGACGCATCGTTGAGTTGCCGGTGGTGTACGGCGGCGCGTTCGGCCCGCACATGAATGACGTGGTGGCCCACACCGGGCTCGACATCGAGACCATTGCGAACCTGCATTGCGAGCCGTTGTACCCGGTATACGCCTTGGGCAGCCACCCGGGCTATTGCTACCTCGGCGGCATGGATTCGCGCCTGGCCACACCACGACGCCAAGTGCCGGTGATCAGCATCGCCGCCGGCTCGGTGTCAATTGGCGGGGTGCAGACCGGCGTCTCCGCCTCGGCCGGCCCCAGTGGCTGGAACACCATCGGCCGCACTGAAATGTCGTTTTTTGACCCGAACCAAAACCCTCCGGCGATGCTCAGGCCGGGCGACATGTTGCGTTTGCGAATCGCGAGGATCATTCGATGATCGAGATTTTATCGGCCACCGCTTTGGCCACCGTGCAGGACTTCGGTCGTTTTGGCAGCCTCGGTTTCGGCGTCGGAACCTCCGGCGCAATGGACCATTTGGCGCTGGCGCTGGGTAACCTATTGCTGGGCAATCCCGAAGACGCGGCAGCGATCGAAATCCCGTTGTTCCCATTCGAAGTACGGTTTACCCAGGACTGTGCGTTTGCGTTCACCGGTGCAGCTTGCGAAGCAACCCTCGACGGTCAGCCATTGTTGCCGTACTGGGTGGCGCAGGCTTGGGAAGGCCAGGTACTGAGCCTCGGCTACCCAGCCTGCGGCAGTCGGGCTTATCTATGCCTGGCCGGCGGCGTCGATGTGCCATCGGTGCTCGGTTCGCGCAGCACGCAATTGCGCGGCGAGTTCGGTGGCTTGCAGGGGCGGGCGTTGCAGCAAGGCGACCGGATCGCGGCGCTG is a window of Pseudomonas sp. 10S4 DNA encoding:
- the pheT gene encoding phenylalanine--tRNA ligase subunit beta, producing MKFSEQWLRGWVSPQVSRDELVARLSMAGLEVDSVTPAAGVFTGVVVGEVLSTEQHPDADKLRVCQVSNGSETFQVVCGAPNVRPGLKIPFAMIGAELPGDFKIKKAKLRGVESNGMLCSQAELQVGEGNDGLMELPADAPVGQDIREYLSLDDASIEVDLTPNRGDCLSLAGIAREVGALYAAKVTRPVVVVVPAVHDEVRSVEVLAPAACPRYLGRVIRNVDLSKPTPLWMVERLRRGDVRSIDAAVDITNYVMLELGQPLHAFDLAEINGGIRVRMAEEGEKLVLLDGQEVSLRSDTLVIADHTRALAIAGVMGGEHSGVNTATTRDIFLESAFFDQIAVAGKARSYGLHTDASHRYERGVDWQLAREAMERATGLLLEITGGEAGPIIETVSEQHLPKIAPVTLRAQRITQMLGMEMDSAEVERLLNALGLTVSADGAGQWQVEVPSHRFDISLEVDLIEELARLYGYNRLPVRYPQARLAPQAKAEARSDLPELRRLLVARGYQEAITYSFIDPKQFELFNPGVEPLLLANPISNDMAAMRSSLWPGLVKALQHNLNRQQDRVRLFESGLRFVGQLEGLKQEPMLAGVVCGSRLPEGWAQGRDVVDFFDVKADVEAVLGFAGALDSFTFVPGKHPALHPGQTARIEREGRLVGFVGAIHPELSKTLGLDRPVFVFELVLAEVALGKMPKFQELSRFPEVRRDLALIAEKDVAASAVLDVIRENAGEWLTDLRLFDVYQGKGIDPDRKSLAVGLTWQHPSRTLNDDEVNTTTQNILTSLEQRLNATLRK
- the ihfA gene encoding integration host factor subunit alpha, giving the protein MGALTKAEMAERLYEELGLNKREAKELVELFFEEIRHALEDNEQVKLSGFGNFDLRDKRQRPGRNPKTGEEIPITARRVVTFRPGQKLKARVEAYAGTKS
- a CDS encoding MerR family transcriptional regulator — encoded protein: MLEPSHNDELPVIPGKRYFTIGEVSELCAVKPHVLRYWEQEFPQLNPVKRRGNRRYYQRQDVLMIRQIRALLYDQGFTIGGARLRLSGDEAKDDTTQYKQMIRQMIAELEDVLVVLKK
- a CDS encoding OprD family porin — its product is MELFNRAPKVVAGICGLIIAQQGYAAGLVEDSKLSVLARNFFSNADNRSGAADPNYTQEWGQGFIANFQSGFTQGTVGFGVDAIGMFGVRLDSGKGRHYNPESKAFNGNIFPTDSDGRAVDEFGSLGLTAKAKFSNTELKYGTLVPMLPVVMSTDRMLQQTFNGGQIQSKDLENFTFTVGQLEHVKGRGSSNQMGMSIPGANNAQTGEFVNKFYYGGVDYKATKDLTLQYYYGNLQDFYKQNFLGLKYDMKVGPGTLRTDLRHFDNRSDGANGHDPDFYTFGYYGNGVTKGKVDSRLDSAQFTYLVNGHTIAAGLQQVSGDSDAVWLNQGDGSTAYFMTESMIGKFQRAGETTWQVRYGYDFARVGVPGLSFLGMYESGSNIRTPTGDKSEWERNLTVSYVVQQGPLKDLSIALRHASLRTEVSTQRDSDEHRVIISYPLNIL
- a CDS encoding MFS transporter, with protein sequence MTAATHPPLSFKQALLAMLGISLVLMLSALDQTVIGNALPSIVAELKGFELYAWVATGYMLASIVTIPIFGRLGDYYGRKPFVIAATVIFTLASLACAVANDMLWLVIGRALQGVGGGMLIGTAFACIPELFPDTRQRLRWQMLLSALFSVVNAIGPGLGGYLTGAYGWRSVFYINLPLGCLALFFAWRYLPYYRPQQRAKISLDWPGALLIALALGSLQLFVEWLGHSSLIVSTVLGLSCIAATVALWHWERRCRHALLPAALLGLPSMRLLFLLSMAAGAIMFSLLFYLPLLLQGSYGYSPQDAGLLITPLALSITLGAIVNSRIVTRLRNPNLLPLCGFVALLLACLGLAIAGRSASFNALLGLILLAGLGLGFILLNLTVFTQTLAERQFLGIATALTQSLRLVGGLLGTAGMGVLVNLLYSANLQRLFIAQGHLGELALYADPQVILRPDAALLEHPQWLNLARDALAQSVGVGLLLCTGLGVLALFILYRLPPVKLNVSPAIVAPEKQ
- a CDS encoding aspartate transaminase; this encodes MTASRIAARVQRIKPSPSSAASDRANELRRQGKSIINLVVGEPDFDTPLHIRQAAGAAIERGETRYTQNAGTPELRKAIADKLARENGLTYGANQILVTSGAKSAIFNAFAATLGAGDEVLIPAPYWVSYPDMVLACEGEPVTLACPEEHAFKLTPDQLRSAITERTRWLLLNSPSNPTGASYSAAELRALADVLLDHPQVLLMTDDIYEHIRYEGLENPHILAIEPALTERTVVVNGVSKTYAMTGWRIGYAAGPADLIGAMATLQSQSTSNACSVSQAAAVEALNGDQTFVKDSVVVYQQRRDRCLDLLNAIDGLSCRKPDGAFYLYVNCSGLLGKTTVQGKQLNTDYDVVMYLLESQGVAVVAGTAYGLAPFFRMSIATDIKTLDEGCSRIAAAVSALG
- the nac gene encoding nitrogen assimilation transcriptional regulator NAC yields the protein MNLRRLKYFVKLVDIGSMTQAADVLHVAQPALSQQLATLEAELQQQLLIRTKRGVTPTEAGKVLYGHAQIILRQCEQAQSDINATGHALSGQVSVGLAPGTAASTLSLPLLRRVRERHPGILLYLNENFGTTLSELIMNGRMDMAVLYGGREVHGLSFVSLLRENLYLVSADPAVSALDEIPLAELADMDMLLPRPYNVMRRLADEAFQRIGMSARVVAEIESSITLTAAVAEHFGSTILPESSARVMVAATSVHMCRIVEPEIEAPLALCLSGHLPLSVPAQAVKAILLELVAEMRGSLI
- a CDS encoding acetyl-CoA carboxylase biotin carboxyl carrier protein, whose protein sequence is MDSERIKGLIDLLAESDLLELSLTEGDSTIRLFKQAGKVVTTQSMAEPSRTPTVDLPASDTPATAATEIKASLYGVLHLTPAAGEAPFVAVGDQVEAGQTLAVLEAMKMFHPVKAKTAGRITAILAQSGAEVEAGQSLFRLG
- the accC gene encoding acetyl-CoA carboxylase biotin carboxylase subunit yields the protein MFDKVLIANRGEIALRIQRACRGLGIKTVVVHSEADRHAQYVQNADQALCIGPASPSQSYLNQTALLFAAKVSGAQAIHPGYGFLSESAGFAERIEAAGLTFIGPSAACIRTMGDKVAAKRAMREAGVPCVPGPDSVMPTDDASIQAIARDIGYPVIVKAAGGGGGRGMRVVKEERELLDAIALTREEARLAFGNPELYIEKFLGHPRHVEIQVLCDAHGHAIWLGCRDCSLQRRHQKVLEEAPAPGIDPELIAKVGERCAAACRQIGYRGVGTFEFLYEDGEFFFIEMNTRLQVEHPVTEMTTGIDIVQQQLRMARGEVLELRQQDVQLNGHSLECRINAEDPVTFMPTPGLIQRWEVPGGFGVRVDSHVTTGYRVPPYYDSMVAKVITHGATRDEAMARMRLALSELVVEGISTNIPLHRDILDDPAFCAGGVDIHHLERWLQQRSPT
- the pxpB gene encoding 5-oxoprolinase subunit PxpB: MSIASVSLRPHISLLGSTALLFEAPGELDLAPQQRIWSLALQAGEWAEIHEAVPGMNNLMLTFIKPPRDLNGLCERLLEAWETSQPLPLEGRIVELPVVYGGAFGPHMNDVVAHTGLDIETIANLHCEPLYPVYALGSHPGYCYLGGMDSRLATPRRQVPVISIAAGSVSIGGVQTGVSASAGPSGWNTIGRTEMSFFDPNQNPPAMLRPGDMLRLRIARIIR